A single Sporomusaceae bacterium DNA region contains:
- the rlmN gene encoding 23S rRNA (adenine(2503)-C(2))-methyltransferase RlmN, which yields MTDKVNLFGLTAGEIAAAVVPYGLEKYRGRQVAAWLYQRHVRDFAAMTDLPKGAREVLAAHFAVGAVTLKAEQHAADGATSKFLLALADGLAVETVLMRHDYGNSVCVSTQVGCAMGCAFCASTLRGVERDLTAGEIIAQVLYAAERLAGRGETVNSIVIMGSGEPLANYDNVVKFVRLCHEPYCLGLSYRGVTLSTAGVVPGIDRLAAEGLPVTLAISLHAPDDELRTRLMPVNRTWPLAAVLAAGDRYAAATGRRVTYEYALIAGVNDSDEQAAALAALLKGRLANVNLIPVNPVPECGLLRPDAGRVRRFHAVLEAGRVNATVRREMGGDIRAACGQLRHAVLAAEERRE from the coding sequence ATGACGGACAAGGTGAATCTTTTCGGGCTGACGGCCGGGGAGATCGCCGCCGCGGTGGTGCCCTACGGCCTTGAGAAGTATCGCGGCCGCCAGGTGGCGGCGTGGCTGTATCAGCGGCATGTCCGCGATTTCGCCGCTATGACCGACCTGCCCAAGGGGGCGCGGGAGGTTCTGGCGGCGCATTTTGCTGTGGGGGCGGTGACGCTCAAGGCGGAGCAGCACGCCGCCGACGGGGCGACAAGCAAGTTTTTGCTGGCGCTCGCGGACGGCCTGGCGGTGGAGACGGTGCTGATGAGGCACGACTACGGCAACAGTGTGTGCGTTTCTACCCAGGTGGGCTGCGCAATGGGCTGCGCTTTCTGCGCGTCGACGCTGCGGGGGGTGGAACGCGACCTGACGGCGGGGGAGATCATCGCCCAGGTGCTGTACGCCGCCGAGAGGCTCGCCGGCCGCGGGGAAACGGTGAATTCGATCGTCATCATGGGGTCGGGGGAACCGCTGGCCAATTACGACAATGTGGTAAAGTTCGTCCGCTTGTGCCACGAGCCGTACTGCCTCGGGCTGAGCTATCGCGGCGTGACGCTGTCGACGGCCGGGGTTGTGCCGGGCATCGACCGCCTGGCGGCCGAGGGGCTGCCGGTGACGCTGGCGATTTCGCTCCATGCGCCGGACGACGAGCTGCGGACGCGGCTGATGCCGGTGAACCGGACCTGGCCGCTGGCCGCGGTGCTGGCCGCGGGCGACCGCTACGCGGCTGCGACCGGCCGGCGGGTGACGTACGAGTATGCGCTGATCGCGGGAGTGAACGACAGCGACGAGCAAGCGGCGGCGCTGGCCGCGCTGCTGAAGGGACGGCTGGCGAACGTCAACCTTATCCCGGTCAATCCGGTGCCGGAGTGCGGTCTGCTGCGCCCGGACGCCGGCCGGGTGCGGCGGTTTCACGCCGTGCTGGAGGCCGGCCGGGTGAACGCGACGGTGCGGCGGGAGATGGGCGGCGATATCCGCGCGGCCTGCGGGCAGCTCCGCCACGCCGTGCTGGCCGCCGAGGAGCGGCGGGAATGA
- a CDS encoding FHA domain-containing protein, with protein sequence MPSKVMVLNYIGIALQYAVLALLYYFLFKVLRAVYSDLKAERSEARLRPSAADESAAAEKDAARLVVVDAGAVAMTRSSYELAETVSVGRGEGNDIVVADSFVSHEHALITRYKHAFWLTDLNSTNGTLHNNRRVADEILLKNGDLIAVGAVTFRFER encoded by the coding sequence TTGCCGAGCAAGGTCATGGTGCTGAATTATATCGGGATCGCCTTGCAGTACGCGGTTTTGGCGCTGCTGTATTATTTTTTGTTCAAGGTGCTGCGGGCGGTGTACAGCGATTTGAAGGCCGAGCGTTCCGAGGCGCGGCTGAGGCCGTCGGCCGCCGACGAGTCGGCCGCGGCGGAGAAGGATGCCGCCCGGCTGGTGGTGGTGGATGCCGGGGCGGTGGCTATGACCCGCAGTTCGTACGAGCTTGCGGAGACGGTTTCGGTCGGGCGCGGCGAGGGCAACGATATCGTTGTCGCCGACAGTTTCGTTTCCCACGAGCATGCTTTGATTACCCGTTATAAGCACGCTTTCTGGCTGACCGACCTGAACAGCACCAACGGGACGCTGCATAACAACCGCCGGGTGGCGGACGAAATTCTGCTGAAGAACGGCGACCTGATCGCCGTCGGCGCGGTGACATTCCGCTTTGAGAGGTGA
- a CDS encoding Stp1/IreP family PP2C-type Ser/Thr phosphatase: protein MTVLLAHALSDIGKVRETNEDSYVCQPPLFVVADGMGGHVAGEVASRMAAETVNAIVAAAAGGEEPTSLLREAITAANEQVYRLAQEDSERAGMGTTLTAAFVEGAVLHWGHVGDSRLYLLRAGELSQVSEDHSLVSELVKKGSITAEEALLHPHRNILTRAVGTGDRVKVDTGSFALAAGDKILLCTDGLTNMVTDGDIAAALSRDDDGAALLAALVAKANGAGGLDNITAILVCFGAV from the coding sequence GTGACGGTATTGCTGGCCCATGCTCTTTCGGACATCGGTAAGGTCCGGGAAACAAACGAAGACAGTTATGTATGCCAGCCGCCGCTGTTTGTCGTCGCCGACGGGATGGGCGGCCATGTGGCCGGCGAGGTCGCCAGCCGGATGGCTGCCGAGACGGTGAACGCCATTGTCGCCGCTGCCGCCGGCGGGGAAGAACCGACTTCGCTGCTCAGAGAGGCGATCACCGCCGCGAACGAACAGGTTTACCGCCTGGCCCAGGAGGATAGCGAGCGCGCCGGTATGGGCACGACGCTGACGGCGGCGTTCGTCGAGGGCGCGGTGTTGCACTGGGGGCATGTCGGCGACAGCCGCCTTTATTTGCTGCGGGCCGGCGAGCTTTCGCAGGTGTCCGAGGACCATTCGCTGGTGAGCGAGCTTGTCAAAAAGGGCAGTATAACCGCCGAGGAAGCTCTTCTCCACCCGCACCGCAATATCCTGACCCGCGCGGTCGGTACGGGCGACAGGGTGAAGGTGGATACCGGCAGCTTTGCGCTGGCGGCCGGCGATAAGATTTTGTTGTGCACCGACGGTTTGACGAATATGGTGACCGACGGCGATATCGCCGCCGCCCTGAGCCGGGACGACGACGGGGCGGCGCTGCTGGCCGCGCTGGTGGCGAAAGCGAACGGCGCCGGCGGTCTGGACAATATCACCGCTATTCTCGTGTGCTTCGGGGCGGTCTGA
- a CDS encoding FtsW/RodA/SpoVE family cell cycle protein: MDTKRECYLLLLAGAVLLAGVLAVSLAGGAPDYRALGAAAGLALAWPVAHFALRRAGHLGDGLLLPLAAVLTALGLIMVFRLKPGLFMVQALWAAFGLAAFLGSAFFFRQAERWSEYKYFWGLAGIALLLATALFGVDIGGNKNWLFIGPVHFQPSEFAKLFIVLFLAAYLNERREVLTFATRRYGPLIFPQPRIMAPLLAVWGLAMLMLVGQRDLGAALLYFGTATVMIYLASGRAGYLLWGAGMFLVGSVLAYALYPHVRARIDIWLDPWADPSGRAYQVVQSLFALGSGGALGSGLGYGFPGLVPEVHTDFIFAAIGEELGLAGAGAVMMLYILLVYRAFRAALLATSPFRALLAGGLAVLLALQVLVIVGGVTKFLPLTGVTLPLVSYGGSSVVATFILLGMVLAMSEKRPADA; the protein is encoded by the coding sequence ATGGATACGAAGCGGGAGTGTTACCTGCTGCTGCTGGCCGGGGCGGTGCTGCTGGCCGGAGTGCTGGCGGTGAGCCTGGCGGGCGGAGCGCCCGATTACCGGGCTTTGGGGGCGGCGGCCGGTCTTGCGCTGGCCTGGCCTGTGGCCCATTTCGCGCTCAGGCGGGCCGGCCACTTGGGCGACGGTCTGCTGCTGCCGCTGGCGGCTGTGCTGACGGCGCTTGGGCTGATAATGGTTTTTCGCCTCAAGCCCGGTCTGTTTATGGTACAAGCTTTGTGGGCCGCGTTCGGCCTGGCGGCGTTCCTGGGGTCCGCGTTCTTTTTCCGCCAGGCGGAGCGGTGGTCTGAGTATAAATATTTCTGGGGGCTGGCCGGTATTGCCCTGCTGCTGGCGACGGCGCTGTTCGGGGTGGATATCGGCGGCAACAAGAATTGGCTGTTCATCGGGCCGGTGCATTTCCAGCCGTCCGAGTTCGCCAAGCTTTTCATCGTGCTTTTCCTGGCGGCGTATCTTAACGAGCGCCGCGAGGTGCTGACGTTCGCCACCAGGCGCTACGGGCCGCTGATCTTTCCCCAGCCGCGGATTATGGCGCCGCTGCTGGCGGTGTGGGGCCTGGCGATGCTGATGCTCGTCGGCCAGCGGGACCTGGGGGCGGCGCTGCTGTATTTCGGCACGGCGACGGTGATGATTTATCTGGCGAGCGGCCGGGCCGGCTATCTTTTGTGGGGGGCGGGGATGTTCCTCGTCGGTTCGGTGCTTGCGTACGCGCTCTATCCGCATGTGCGGGCGCGCATCGACATCTGGCTCGACCCCTGGGCCGACCCCAGCGGCCGGGCGTACCAGGTCGTGCAGTCGCTGTTTGCCCTGGGCTCCGGCGGGGCGCTGGGCAGCGGCCTGGGCTACGGTTTTCCCGGGCTGGTCCCCGAGGTGCATACCGACTTCATTTTTGCGGCCATCGGCGAGGAGCTGGGGCTGGCGGGGGCCGGAGCGGTGATGATGCTTTATATCCTGCTCGTTTACCGCGCTTTCCGCGCCGCGCTGCTGGCGACTTCGCCCTTTAGGGCGCTGCTGGCCGGCGGGCTGGCGGTGCTGCTGGCTCTGCAGGTACTTGTTATCGTCGGCGGGGTTACGAAGTTCCTGCCGCTTACAGGGGTGACGCTGCCGTTGGTGAGCTACGGCGGCAGTTCGGTGGTGGCGACGTTTATTTTGCTGGGCATGGTGCTGGCCATGTCGGAAAAGAGGCCGGCAGATGCTTGA
- a CDS encoding DUF116 domain-containing protein, with protein sequence MMEAVSRPRKRLFLGLILASMALAVLAGYALWHVSFLGLANISAYLPLALGILLAAVVLAAIAGVGSIVMALLGYPTLTVFRGLAWSAIQLLFPLAIRIGKVFDIDKERVERSFIEVSNQLVRQKQVRVRADRLLILTPHCIQHESCPYKITRDVHNCRSCGKCRVSDLLALSEKYGVHVAVVTGGTLARKVVKTIRPHAVLAIACERDLTSGIQDVYPLPVVGVLNERPEGPCCNTTVDMARVEATLKNFLVDGR encoded by the coding sequence ATGATGGAAGCGGTGTCACGGCCGCGCAAGCGCCTGTTTCTCGGGCTGATACTGGCGAGCATGGCGCTGGCGGTTCTGGCCGGTTACGCGTTATGGCACGTCAGCTTTCTGGGTTTGGCCAATATCAGCGCCTATCTGCCGCTGGCGCTCGGCATCCTGCTTGCGGCGGTCGTGCTGGCCGCCATCGCCGGCGTCGGCAGTATCGTGATGGCGCTGCTCGGCTACCCGACACTGACGGTTTTCCGGGGGTTGGCCTGGTCGGCCATCCAACTGCTTTTCCCGCTGGCCATCCGCATCGGCAAGGTGTTCGACATCGACAAGGAACGGGTGGAACGCTCGTTCATCGAGGTGAGCAACCAGCTTGTGCGCCAGAAACAGGTGCGGGTGAGGGCGGACAGGCTGCTCATCCTGACACCGCACTGCATCCAGCACGAGTCGTGTCCGTATAAGATTACCCGCGATGTGCACAACTGCCGTTCGTGCGGCAAGTGCCGGGTGAGCGACCTGCTGGCGCTGTCGGAGAAGTACGGGGTGCATGTGGCGGTGGTGACGGGCGGGACGCTGGCCCGCAAGGTGGTCAAGACGATCCGGCCGCACGCCGTGCTGGCGATCGCTTGCGAGCGCGATCTGACCAGCGGCATCCAGGATGTTTATCCCCTGCCGGTGGTGGGGGTACTGAACGAGAGGCCGGAGGGGCCGTGCTGCAATACGACGGTGGATATGGCGCGTGTGGAGGCCACCCTCAAAAATTTCCTTGTCGACGGCCGTTGA
- the rsmB gene encoding 16S rRNA (cytosine(967)-C(5))-methyltransferase RsmB: MDARDVALKIINEVDTGGAYANIALARELGRRPLSDQDRRFVTELVYGTVKAGATLDWLLGHYCSRPLAKIDPMIRNILRMGVYQIFFLSRVPVSAACNQAVELAKKHGHAGTVKFVNAVLRSAGREPEKAAYPDAAKEPARYLALKYFHPEWLVTRWLARLGFEACEALLAADNATPPLSLRTNTLRISREELLARLADEGAAGEPSRWTPEGIVCREYPALARLNSLKEGLFQVQDESSMLVAHVVGPQPGEFVIDACGAPGGKSTHLAALMGNRGRVLSTDLYEHKLKLTAENAARLGLNIIETKVFDATKLDTVYAGQADRVLVDAPCSGLGVLRRKPDSRWRKSESMLRDLPALQAATLASAAACVKPGGVLVYSTCTTEPEENEAVVRAFLGSRDDFALASAGALLPAPQGDELVQLWPHTDDVDGFFIARMERRREPV, translated from the coding sequence ATTGATGCGCGTGATGTTGCGCTCAAGATCATAAACGAAGTCGATACGGGGGGCGCGTACGCCAATATTGCGCTGGCCCGCGAGCTGGGGCGGCGGCCGCTGTCCGACCAGGACCGCCGGTTCGTGACCGAGCTTGTGTACGGAACGGTGAAGGCGGGCGCGACGCTCGACTGGCTGCTCGGCCATTACTGCAGCCGGCCGCTGGCGAAGATCGATCCGATGATCCGCAATATCCTGCGTATGGGCGTATACCAGATCTTTTTTTTGTCCCGCGTGCCGGTGTCGGCGGCCTGCAATCAGGCGGTGGAGCTGGCGAAGAAGCACGGCCACGCCGGTACGGTGAAGTTCGTGAACGCGGTGCTGCGGAGCGCGGGCCGCGAGCCGGAGAAGGCGGCGTATCCCGATGCGGCGAAGGAGCCGGCGCGTTATCTGGCGCTGAAGTATTTCCACCCCGAGTGGCTGGTGACGAGGTGGCTGGCCCGATTGGGTTTCGAGGCTTGCGAGGCGCTGCTGGCGGCCGACAACGCGACGCCGCCGCTGTCGCTGCGGACTAATACGCTGCGGATAAGCCGCGAGGAGCTGCTGGCCCGGCTGGCGGACGAAGGGGCGGCGGGCGAGCCGTCGCGTTGGACGCCCGAGGGCATAGTCTGCCGGGAGTACCCTGCGCTGGCCCGGCTGAATTCCCTGAAGGAGGGGCTTTTCCAGGTGCAGGACGAGAGCTCGATGCTGGTGGCTCACGTGGTGGGGCCGCAGCCGGGCGAATTCGTTATCGACGCCTGCGGGGCGCCGGGCGGCAAGAGCACCCACCTGGCGGCGCTGATGGGCAACAGGGGCCGGGTGCTGTCGACCGATTTGTACGAGCATAAGCTGAAGCTGACGGCGGAGAACGCCGCCCGCCTGGGGCTGAATATAATCGAGACGAAGGTGTTCGACGCTACGAAGCTCGATACCGTTTACGCCGGACAGGCCGACCGGGTGCTGGTGGACGCGCCGTGCTCAGGACTGGGGGTGCTGCGCCGCAAGCCGGATTCGCGCTGGCGGAAGAGCGAGAGCATGCTGCGCGATCTGCCGGCGCTGCAGGCCGCCACCCTGGCGAGCGCGGCGGCGTGCGTCAAGCCGGGCGGGGTGCTTGTGTACAGCACGTGCACGACCGAGCCGGAGGAGAACGAGGCGGTTGTCCGCGCTTTCCTGGGCAGCAGGGACGATTTCGCGCTGGCGAGCGCCGGGGCGCTGCTGCCGGCGCCGCAGGGTGACGAGCTGGTGCAGCTGTGGCCGCACACCGACGATGTGGACGGCTTTTTCATCGCCCGGATGGAGAGAAGGCGGGAGCCGGTATGA
- a CDS encoding DUF3662 and FHA domain-containing protein yields the protein MGFVRRLEDFFEKYIEGFFNARFSGGLQPVEIAKRLAREMESDRTVGISQVYVPNQYSVFLGSEDYERLTPYGQAIRDELAVFVAAEAKRKGYTIVGKPIVDIFCDEAGGRGKFRVVSRYSEPLPEEPERDTTGPVPMSDTQVFGRMPPVSRQASIAGLLTVVKGLDTGLQVDLGAERANIGRRESNELPLTDMNTSRLHAYVVFEDGGHSLYDAKSLNGTYVNNHRVTRKRLKAGDRVKVGNTVILYEVK from the coding sequence GTGGGTTTTGTACGCCGCTTGGAGGATTTCTTCGAGAAGTATATCGAGGGCTTTTTTAATGCCCGTTTTTCCGGCGGCCTTCAGCCGGTGGAGATTGCCAAGCGCCTGGCGCGCGAGATGGAGAGCGACCGGACGGTGGGCATCTCCCAGGTTTATGTCCCCAATCAGTACAGCGTTTTCCTCGGCAGCGAGGATTACGAGCGGCTGACGCCGTACGGTCAGGCAATCCGCGACGAATTGGCCGTTTTCGTGGCCGCCGAGGCCAAGCGCAAAGGGTATACGATTGTCGGCAAGCCGATTGTCGATATTTTTTGCGACGAGGCGGGGGGCAGGGGGAAGTTCCGGGTGGTGAGCCGCTATAGCGAGCCGCTGCCCGAGGAGCCGGAACGGGATACGACCGGCCCGGTGCCAATGTCCGATACCCAGGTGTTCGGCCGGATGCCGCCGGTAAGCCGCCAGGCGTCGATAGCCGGGCTGCTGACGGTGGTGAAGGGCCTGGATACGGGGCTGCAGGTCGACCTGGGGGCGGAGCGGGCCAACATCGGCCGCCGGGAGAGCAACGAGCTGCCGCTCACCGATATGAACACATCGCGGCTGCATGCGTATGTGGTTTTCGAGGATGGCGGGCATTCGCTGTATGACGCCAAGAGCCTTAACGGCACGTATGTAAACAATCACCGCGTGACCCGCAAGCGCCTGAAGGCGGGCGACCGCGTCAAGGTGGGGAACACGGTCATCTTATATGAGGTGAAGTGA